The genomic segment CCGTCAGGTGTTCCTCTACGACCAGCCGGACCGGTTCGTCGCCGGTACGGTCGGACTGCCTGGGCGCCGGACCTTCTTCCTCCAGGCAAGCGCGGGCAGCCGGACCACGAGCGTCGCTCTGGAGAAGACCCAGGTCGAGGCGCTCGCCGAACGCATAGACGAACTGCTGGACGAGGTGGTGCGCCGCACCGGCGGCAACGCCCCCGTACCCGCCGTCGCCCCCGCCGAGGAGTCCGACACCGAGCCGCTCGAAACGCCGGTGGAGGAGGAGTTCCGCGTCGGCACCATGGCGCTGGCCTGGGACGGCGAGGACGAGTGCATGATCGTGGAGGCGCAGGCCCTCGTCGAACTGGAGGCCGGGTCCGACGAGGATCTGGCCGAGGCCGAGGAGAAGCTCCTGCAGGACGAGGAGAACGGCCCGCCCGTGCTGCGGGTGCGCCTCACCGGCAGCATGGCCCGCGCGTTCGCCAAGCGCGCGATGGACGTGGTCAACGCCGGACGGCCGCCCTGCCCGCTGTGCAGTCTGCCGCTCGACCCGGAGGGACACGTATGTCCGCGCCAGAACGGATACCGCCGGGGCCTGTGACCTCCGCGGAGACGGCCGGCCCGGCGGACGGGGCGCCCACCGGCCCGCCCGGCGCCCTCGCCCTGCTGGCGCGCGGCGAACTGACGGTGGACGGCCGGGTCGGCGGCGCTTCGAACACCGTGCTGCGCTGCACCGCCGAACTCGACGGGCGGCGCGCGGCCTGCGTCTACAAGCCCGTCGCCGGTGAGCGCCCGCTCTGGGACTTCCCCGACGGCAGCCTCGCCCGCCGCGAGACGGCCGCCTACGAGGTCTCCCGCGCCACCGGCTGGGATCTCGTCCCGCCGACCGTGCTGCGGGACGGCCCCTACGGCGAGGGCATGTGCCAGCTGTGGATCGAGGCGGACCCGGAGGCCGCGCTGCTGGCCCTGGTCGAGGCCGAGGAGCCCGGGCCCGGCTGGCGGGCGGTCGGCTTCGCGGACGTGGGGGAGGGGCGCACCGCCCTGCTCGTCCACGCCGACGACCCCCGGCTGCGCCGGCTCGCCGTGTTCGACGCCGTCGTCAACAACGCCGACCGCAAGGGCGGCCATCTGCTGCCCGACGCGGGCGGCCGGCTCCACGCCATCGACCACGGCGTGACGTTCAACGCGGAAGACAAACTCCGCACCCTGCTGTGGGGGTGGGCCGGGGAACCGCTGCCCGCGGAGGCGGTCGGGGTGCTGGAGCGGCTGGCGGAGGAACTGGCCCCCGGCGGCCCGCTGGCCGGCCGGCTCGCCGGGCTGATCACCCCCGCCGAGACGGACGCCGTCCGGACGCGGGTGGCCCGGCTGCTCCGCACGGGGCGCCACCCGGAACCGGGCGGCGACTGGCCGGCGATCCCCTGGCCGCCGATCTGAGCCCCGGCCGGTCCGCCGGGCCGGTCCGCCGGGCCGGTCCGCCGGGCCGGTGTGCCGGGGGAGCCGCCGGGCCGGGCCGCGAACCGGGTCGTTCCGGCGCGTCGTAACGCGGGGCCGTACGGAAGGGCATCCCGCCGGCCCGCGCGCAAGACGGCCGATCCGGCCAGGTGCGGCGGCCGGTTCGTATCCGGACAGTGCATCCGGTTACGCTCATGACATGTATGCCTGGCCCGCTTCCGAGGTCCCCGCCCTGCCCGGCCGTGGCCGCGACCTCCGGATCCACGACACCGCGACCGGGGGGACGATCACCCTCGACCCCGGTCCCGTAGCCCGCATCTACGTCTGCGGCATCACCCCGTACGACGCGACCCACCTGGGTCATGCGGCGACCTACACCGCGTTCGACCTCGTCCAGCGCGTATGGCTCGACACCAAGCGGCAGGTCCACTACGTCCAGAACGTCACCGATGTCGACGATCCGCTGCTGGAGCGGGCCGTCGCCAACGGTGACGACTGGACCGAGCTCGCCCGGCGCGAGACCGCCCTCTTCCGCGAGGACATGACCGCCCTGCGGATGCTGCCGCCGCGCCACTACATCGGCGCCGTCGAGGCCATACCCGGCATCCTGCCGCTGGTCGAGCGGCTCCTGGAGACCGGCGCCGCCTACGAGCTGGAGGGGGACGTCTACTTCTCGGTCCAGGCCGACCCGGACTTCGGCGAGGTCGCCGGGCTCGACGCGGAAACGATGCGGCTGCTCTCCGCCGAGCGCGGCGGCGACCCGGACCGCCCCGGCAAGAAGGACCCCATCGACCCCATGCTCTGGATGGCCGCGCGCGAGGGCGAGCCCAGCTGGGACGGCGGGAGCCTCGGCCCCGGCCGGCCCGGCTGGCACATCGAGTGCGTGGCCATCGCCCTGGACCACCTCGGCATGGGCTTCGACGTCCAGGGCGGCGGCTCCGACCTGGCCTTCCCGCACCACGAGATGGGCGCCTCGCACGCCCACGCGCTCACCGGCGAGCGCCCCTTCGCCAAGGCGTACGTCCACGCCGGGATGGTCGCCCTGCACGGCGAGAAGATGTCCAAGTCCAAGGGCAACCTGGTGTTCGTCTCCGCACTGCGCCGCGAGGGCGTGGACCCGGCAGCGATCCGGCTGGCCCTGCTCGCCCACCACTACCGCTCCGACTGGGAGTGGACCGACGCCGACCTGGCCGGGGCCACGGCCCGGCTGGACCGCTGGCGCGCGGCCGTCTCCCGGCCGGACGGGGCACCGGCCGGCGCCCTCGTCGAGGAGATCCGCGCGGCGCTGGCGGACGACCTGGACGCCCCGGCGGCCCTCGCCGCGGTGGACCGCTGGGCCGCGGGCCAGGAGGCCACCGGCGGTACGGACGAGTCGGCGCCCGGACTGGTGTCCCGCGCCGTGGACGCGCTGCTGGGCGTGGCCCTCTGAACCCGGCCGCCCGCTCATCCCGCTGATCCCGCTCATGGGAACGGGGCGCCCCCGGCACCGGGAGCGCCCCGTTCTCCGGCTGGTCCGCCGCTACTCGTCCCCGGCGCCCGGGCCGTCCTCGGTGTCGCCGCCGCCGGAGTTACCGTTGCCGGAGTTCCCGGAGCCGGGGTTCCCGGAGCCGGTGCCGGACGGGCCGCCGTCCGCGTCCCCGTCCTTCTCCCGGTCCGCGCGCTCCTGGCCCACGCGCCCGCGGCCGCGCGGGCGGCTCCGGCCGCCGCGGCCGTTCCCGGTCTTCCCGCGGCCGCCGGTTCCGTCCTCCCCGGCCCCGTCCTTCCCCGCGTCCTCCCGGCCGGGCCCGCCCTCCGCGGTGCCGCGGCCGCCGTCCGCGCTCTCCCCGTCCGCCGGGTGGCCGGACGTGTCACCGGCCGTGTCCTCCGGCGTGACGGGCTTCTCCGGGCGTCCGGTCCCCGCCGAGGGGTCCCGCAGATACGCGCCGCTGTCCCGCCCCTCCGGTGTGGAGCCGGTCTCGGTGGCGTGGCCGCCCGGCGCGGCGCCCGGCCTGCCGTCCCGCCGTCGCAGATAGCGTTCGAACTCCCGCGCGATCGCCTCGCCGGACGCCTCCGGCAGCTCGGCGGTGTCCCGGGCCTCCTCCAGCGTCTGCACGTACTCGGCGACCTCGCTGTCCTCGGCCGCCAGCTGGTCCACGCCGAGCTGCCAGGCTCGCGCGTCCTCCACCAGTTCCCCGGTGGGAACGCGCAGCCCGATCAGGTCCTCCAGCCGGTTGAGGAGGGCGAGCGTCGCCTTGGGGTTGGGCGGCTGGGACACGTAGTGCGGCACGGCCGCCCACAAACTCACCGCCGGCACCCCCGCGTGCGTGCACGCCTCCTGGAGGACGCCGACGATGCCCGTGGGGCCCTCGTAGCGCGTCTCCTCCAGGTCCATGGTGCGGGCCAGCTGGGGGTCGGAGGTGACGCCGCTGACCGGAACCGGACGGGTGTGCGGGGTGTCGCCCAGCAGCGCGCCCAGGATCACGATCATCTCGACGCCCAGCTCGTGGGCGAAGCCGAGGAGCTCGTTGCAGAACGAGCGCCAGCGCATGCTCGGTTCGATACCGCGGACCAGTACCAGGTCGCGCGGCTTCTCCCCGCCGACCCGGACCACGGAGAGCCGGGTGGTGGGCCATGTGATCTTGCGGACCCCGTCTTCGAGGAAGACGGTCGGACGGTTGACCTGGAAGTCGTAGTAGTCCTCGGCGTCGAGCGCCGCGAAGACCTCGCCCTTCCACTCCCGGTCGAGGTGGACGACCGCGGCGGAAGCGGCGTCGCCCGCGTCGTTCCAGCCTTCGAACGCGGCCACCATGACCGGGTCGATCAGCTCGGGAACCCCCTCGAGCTCGATCACCCAGCGCCTCCTTCCGCCGCGGCCGGGGGCGCTTCCCCCGGCACCCCGGCTGCTGTTCCGTCACGTGCGGCACCCAGCCTACGGCTTCCGGCGCGGCCGTCGGCAGGCCAGGCCGGGGGACACGGAATCCGTCCGCGTCCCGGGCCGGACGGATGCCGCACCCCGGCCCGCGCCGGGGTGCGGCATCCGTTCCGCACGGGAGAACCTGCCCGGCGGGAGGGCGTTCACGCGCCGATGGGTATCCGCAGCAGCTGCCCGGGGACGATCACGTCCGGGTCGGTGAGCTGCGGGTTGGCCCGTACGATGCGCGGGAAGAGGCGGGCGTCGCCGTAGTGGGCCCGGGCGATGGCCGACAGGGTCTCGCCCCGCACCACGGTGTGCTCGCGGTAGCCGATGTAGCCGGGCACGATCCGCGGGCCGTAGATCACGGGCACGGTCACCAGGTTGATCTCCTCGCCGTCCGCGGCGCTGACCTCGAAGACCTGGACGTACAGCCGGTCCAGGGTGAAGGCCGCCTTGCTGACGTCGGCCTGTACCTGGAACTGCCCGTGCTCGCCGGTTCCGCCGCCGACCGTGAAGTACCCGGTCACCTCGTCGTGGCCCTCGCCGACCCGGTAGCTGAGATTCGCCTCGAAGCCGGTGCCGACCCCCGCGATGAGGACGGGGTCGCCGACCAGGTCCCACTCCCGCGGCTGGTCGATGCGGTTCGTCATCGTCGAACGCCCCCCTCTGTCGTGGTGATGGCCTTCACCCCCTGGAGTACCGAACCCACGGGCGGTCAAACGCCGTCCGTGCCACGGCTGTTCGAGTGGCGCACGCCGCGGGGTTCCCCGGGTAGCCGGACGGGGCGGGGCGGAGGGGAGGCGGTGGGAGGCCCGCGCCGTGCGGCCGCCTCCCCTCCGGTCGCGGCCCGCTCAGCCCGCGCGGGCGGCCAGGATCTCCTCCACCCGGGCGCGGACCTCCGGGGTGTCCAGACCGCGGACCGTGAGGGTGGTCCGGCGGCGCAGCACGTCGTCGGCCGTCTCGGCCCACTCGTGGTCGCGGGCGTAGACGACCTGGGCCCAGATCTCCGGCCCGTCCGGGTGGATGCGCTCGCCGAGCGCCGGGTCCTCGTCGGCGAGCCGGGCGATGTCGAGCGCCAGCGAGCCGTAGTGGGTGGCCAGCTGGCGTGCCGTCAGCGGGTCCATCCGGGAGCCGGGGTCCCGGCTGACCAGCAGCCGGTGCGCCACCGCGTTCGGATTGGCGATCCCCGGCAGCGGCACCCGGCGCGGCAGCTGCGACAGCGGCTCCATGTCCTCGGCGAGCGCCCCGTCCGGCAGCGAGGCCAGCTTGCGCATGACCACCCGGCCGATGTGGCGGTACGTCGTCCACTTGCCGCCCGCGACGGACAGCATGCCGCCCCGGCCCTCGGTCACCACCGTCTCCCGCTTGGCCTGCTCCACCCCGCCGGGGCCGCCGGGCAGCACCCGCAGGCCGGCGAAGGCGTAGGTCAGCAGATCGGGTGAGAGGTGCTCGTCGCGCACCGAGTGGGCGGCCTCGTCCAGGATCTGGGCGATGTCGGTCTCGGTGGCCCGGACGTCCGCCGGGTCGCCCTCGTACGGCTCGTCGGTGGTGCCGAGCAGCAGCTGGTCCTCCCAGGGGAGGGCGAAGGTGATGCGGTACTTGTCGATCGGCGTGGCCATGGCGGCCCGCCACGGTGCCTTCCGCCGCAGCACCAGATGCGCGCCCTTGGAGAGCCGGATGCTGGGTGCGGAGTTCTTGTCCTCCATCCGCCGCAGCCGGTCGATCCAGGGGCCGGTGGCGTTGAGGACGAGACGGGCGTCGACGCTGAACTCGGTGCCGTCCAGCCGGTCCCGCAGCTCGGCGCCGGTGACCCGGCCGCGGGTGAAGCGCAGCCCGGTCACCTCCGCGTGGTTGAGAACCGCGGCACCGGATCCGGCGGCCGCCCGTACGGTCATCACGGCGACCCGGGAGTCGTTCATCTGGTGGTCGCCGTAGACGGCCACGGCCTTGAGGTTCTCGGTGCGCAGCGCCGGGTTGGCGGCGGCCGCGCGGGCCGGGGATATGACCCGGCCCACGCCGTCGCCGAAGGCCGAGAGCGCGGAGTAGGCGAAGACGCCCGCGCCGAGCTTGGCCGCGCCGTGCGGACCGCCCTTGTAGACCGGCAGGTGGAAGGTGAGCGGGTTGACCAGGTGCGGGGCCACGTCCCGGGCCAGCACCCGCCGTTCGTGGTGGTTCTCCGCCACCAGCTTGACCGCGCCGGTCTGCAGGTAGCGCAGACCGCCGTGGACGAGCTTGGAGGAGGCGGAGGAGGTGGCGCCGGCGAAGTCGCCGGCGTCCACCATCGCCACCCGCAGACCCGACTGCGAGGCGTGCCAGGCGACCGAGGTGCCCAGGATGCCGCCGCCGATCACCAGCAGGTCGTAGGTTCCCCGGGAGAGCCGGTCGCGGGTCTCGGCGCGGCCGCCGGGCCGCGGTGCCGCGGCCGGGGAGCCTCCGGTGGCCGGAGGGCTCTGCGGGATCGGGATCGTCATCTGACTCAGTGCTCCTGTTCGTCGTTCTCGAGCCAGCCCATGGTCCGTTCCACGGCCTTGAGCCAGCTCTTGTACTCGCGGTCCCGGTCCGCCGCGTCCATCCGGGGCGTCCACTCGGCGGCGCGGCGCCAGTTGGCGCGCAGCGCGTCGGTGTCCGGCCAGTAGCCGACGGCGAGTCCGGCCGCGTAGGCGGCGCCGAGGCAGGTGGTCTCGGCGACGAGCGGGCGCACCACGGGGGCGTCCAGGACGTCGGCGAGGGTCTGCATCAGCAGGTTGTTGGAGGTCATGCCGCCGTCGACCTTGAGGGAGGTCAGCTCGGTGCCGGAGTCCTTGCTCATGGCGTCGGTGATCTCCCGGGTCTGCCAGGCGGTGGCCTCCAGGACGGCGCGGGCGATGTGCGCCTTGGTGACGTAGCGGGTGAGTCCGGCGATCACTCCGCGGGCGTCGTCGCGCCAGTACGGCGCGAAGAGCCCGGAGAAGGCCGGGA from the Streptomyces xinghaiensis S187 genome contains:
- a CDS encoding LysM peptidoglycan-binding domain-containing protein, coding for MTNRIDQPREWDLVGDPVLIAGVGTGFEANLSYRVGEGHDEVTGYFTVGGGTGEHGQFQVQADVSKAAFTLDRLYVQVFEVSAADGEEINLVTVPVIYGPRIVPGYIGYREHTVVRGETLSAIARAHYGDARLFPRIVRANPQLTDPDVIVPGQLLRIPIGA
- a CDS encoding glycerol-3-phosphate dehydrogenase/oxidase, with product MTIPIPQSPPATGGSPAAAPRPGGRAETRDRLSRGTYDLLVIGGGILGTSVAWHASQSGLRVAMVDAGDFAGATSSASSKLVHGGLRYLQTGAVKLVAENHHERRVLARDVAPHLVNPLTFHLPVYKGGPHGAAKLGAGVFAYSALSAFGDGVGRVISPARAAAANPALRTENLKAVAVYGDHQMNDSRVAVMTVRAAAGSGAAVLNHAEVTGLRFTRGRVTGAELRDRLDGTEFSVDARLVLNATGPWIDRLRRMEDKNSAPSIRLSKGAHLVLRRKAPWRAAMATPIDKYRITFALPWEDQLLLGTTDEPYEGDPADVRATETDIAQILDEAAHSVRDEHLSPDLLTYAFAGLRVLPGGPGGVEQAKRETVVTEGRGGMLSVAGGKWTTYRHIGRVVMRKLASLPDGALAEDMEPLSQLPRRVPLPGIANPNAVAHRLLVSRDPGSRMDPLTARQLATHYGSLALDIARLADEDPALGERIHPDGPEIWAQVVYARDHEWAETADDVLRRRTTLTVRGLDTPEVRARVEEILAARAG
- a CDS encoding PAC2 family protein; amino-acid sequence: MIELEGVPELIDPVMVAAFEGWNDAGDAASAAVVHLDREWKGEVFAALDAEDYYDFQVNRPTVFLEDGVRKITWPTTRLSVVRVGGEKPRDLVLVRGIEPSMRWRSFCNELLGFAHELGVEMIVILGALLGDTPHTRPVPVSGVTSDPQLARTMDLEETRYEGPTGIVGVLQEACTHAGVPAVSLWAAVPHYVSQPPNPKATLALLNRLEDLIGLRVPTGELVEDARAWQLGVDQLAAEDSEVAEYVQTLEEARDTAELPEASGEAIAREFERYLRRRDGRPGAAPGGHATETGSTPEGRDSGAYLRDPSAGTGRPEKPVTPEDTAGDTSGHPADGESADGGRGTAEGGPGREDAGKDGAGEDGTGGRGKTGNGRGGRSRPRGRGRVGQERADREKDGDADGGPSGTGSGNPGSGNSGNGNSGGGDTEDGPGAGDE
- the mshC gene encoding cysteine--1-D-myo-inosityl 2-amino-2-deoxy-alpha-D-glucopyranoside ligase encodes the protein MYAWPASEVPALPGRGRDLRIHDTATGGTITLDPGPVARIYVCGITPYDATHLGHAATYTAFDLVQRVWLDTKRQVHYVQNVTDVDDPLLERAVANGDDWTELARRETALFREDMTALRMLPPRHYIGAVEAIPGILPLVERLLETGAAYELEGDVYFSVQADPDFGEVAGLDAETMRLLSAERGGDPDRPGKKDPIDPMLWMAAREGEPSWDGGSLGPGRPGWHIECVAIALDHLGMGFDVQGGGSDLAFPHHEMGASHAHALTGERPFAKAYVHAGMVALHGEKMSKSKGNLVFVSALRREGVDPAAIRLALLAHHYRSDWEWTDADLAGATARLDRWRAAVSRPDGAPAGALVEEIRAALADDLDAPAALAAVDRWAAGQEATGGTDESAPGLVSRAVDALLGVAL
- a CDS encoding DUF3090 domain-containing protein, translated to MPRQVFLYDQPDRFVAGTVGLPGRRTFFLQASAGSRTTSVALEKTQVEALAERIDELLDEVVRRTGGNAPVPAVAPAEESDTEPLETPVEEEFRVGTMALAWDGEDECMIVEAQALVELEAGSDEDLAEAEEKLLQDEENGPPVLRVRLTGSMARAFAKRAMDVVNAGRPPCPLCSLPLDPEGHVCPRQNGYRRGL
- a CDS encoding SCO1664 family protein produces the protein MSAPERIPPGPVTSAETAGPADGAPTGPPGALALLARGELTVDGRVGGASNTVLRCTAELDGRRAACVYKPVAGERPLWDFPDGSLARRETAAYEVSRATGWDLVPPTVLRDGPYGEGMCQLWIEADPEAALLALVEAEEPGPGWRAVGFADVGEGRTALLVHADDPRLRRLAVFDAVVNNADRKGGHLLPDAGGRLHAIDHGVTFNAEDKLRTLLWGWAGEPLPAEAVGVLERLAEELAPGGPLAGRLAGLITPAETDAVRTRVARLLRTGRHPEPGGDWPAIPWPPI